GCGTTGAGTGACCGGTGTTCGTCGACGGCGCGCAGCAGTGCCGCATCCGCCGCCTCGAACGACGCCCCGTCGGTCTGCAGCCGTGCCTCGAACCCCGCGTCCATACTCCTCCCTCGTGATCCGCGAGCAAGAGCTTTATGTCCAGGTCGCAATAACGGAGTTGTGTCCACGTCGGAACAACGCTCGCAGAGGTGTTCGCGGCGAGCGTTCCTCGGGAGCGTCGGAGCGATGGGGTTCACCGGAGTGGCCGGCTGTGTCGGGAGCGGTCGCGAAAGCGGCGGTGGTGGCACGTCCGCATCGATCGCGATCCTCTCGGCGGGGAGCTTGCAGAACGCACTGGCGAACGGTCTCAAACCCACAGTCGATGTCCCAGTAACGATCGAATCGCACGGTTCGACGACCGTGGCCCGCATGATCGCCGAAGGCAAGCGCGACCCCGACATCGTGAGCGTCGCCGACGTGGCGCTGTTCGACGAGCCGCTTTCCCCGTCGTGGCACTCGGTGTTCACGAGCAACGCCGTCGTGCTCGCGTACAATCCGAACACGGAGGGCGGCCAACGCCTTGCCGACGCGGGAAGAGAACGCTGGTACGAGCCGCTGGCAAAGGGAGCGATCGATCTCGGACGTACCGACCCGAAACAGGACCCACTGGGCTATCGGACACTGTTCGCCCTCGAACTCGCCTCGCGGTACTACGACGACGCGTCAAACCTCAAAGACAGGATACTCGAGAACGACCAGCTCTATCCCGAGACCG
This window of the Halococcus saccharolyticus DSM 5350 genome carries:
- a CDS encoding extracellular solute-binding protein — encoded protein: MGFTGVAGCVGSGRESGGGGTSASIAILSAGSLQNALANGLKPTVDVPVTIESHGSTTVARMIAEGKRDPDIVSVADVALFDEPLSPSWHSVFTSNAVVLAYNPNTEGGQRLADAGRERWYEPLAKGAIDLGRTDPKQDPLGYRTLFALELASRYYDDASNLKDRILENDQLYPETALISQFETGSIDAAIAYRSMAVERGYEYIDLPNEIDLSNPQYDEEWYSTVSYSLPSGQEIQGGPISYGSTIRRMSDAALEVFDAHTTGSYLDEHGFLRREQFPTFEGAVPERVTRAVGRTSGASASANQPDNRSGATQSVNQSRQRTAPVKLSSAVSDITVLH